In Harmonia axyridis chromosome 6, icHarAxyr1.1, whole genome shotgun sequence, a single window of DNA contains:
- the LOC123682701 gene encoding piggyBac transposable element-derived protein 3-like, which translates to MAVDERLYTRGRSGTGLLLHELIDLIENDEDISATNIAICPPDELPGADTDKDSDLSDEEVVGDFDHLPARILRSQVEMQNPEIDDDHGNPVVQDENHSEEPRPTTSSQTRVRSTKRKRPTERTWKPKMNGLSSSIPELECEYRPVAEDLLKETVKSPIEAFRAYFSEDLLSHIVTETNRYAMQKLVHNLNATAEEMITFVGIMLMSGYHPLPYRRLYWKQDPDVHSHLVSDAIRRNRFDELISFIHLANNENNDGSDKMYKVRPIFDHLNNSFKQISPGPTISIDESMIPYYGRHGCKQFIRGKPIRFGFKLWVAADPSGYIHHVEPYCGSSTRLPETGLGQGGDVVIGLVDHMKLSKGIRLYFDNLFTSVGLLEELSSRGLGGTGTLRENRCSVSMKLPDKKTWKNKPRGETSTSSSGDILAVRWNDNNVVTVLTNCDNVHPMSKSNRYSRIEKKVISVKVPGPIARYNSNMGGVDLSDQFLASYRNRIRSKKWWWPYFSWTVDVCSTQGWLLYRRLGHDIPLLDFRRQCAIFILKSYGSPPMVAGVRSSLEFTPALEEIRKDRTDHFIEKGESKYRRCKVCGRRTIFVCKKCEVPVHPDECFKIFHDVK; encoded by the exons ATGGCCGTCGATGAGAGATT GTATACTCGTGGAAGATCAGGCACtggattacttcttcatgaatTAATTGACCTTATCGAGAACGATGAGGACATATCAGCCACCAATATAGCCATATGTCCACCTGATGAACTTCCTGGTGCAGATACAGATAAGGACTCTGATTTATCGGATGAAGAGGTAGTTGGAGATTTTGACCACCTTCCTGCCCGTATATTACGCTCTCAGGTGGAAATGCAGAATCCAGAAATCGATGATGATCACGGCAATCCAGTCGTCCAAGATGAGAACCATTCAGAAGAACCTAGACCGACGACTTCTTCGCAGACAAGAGTAAGAAGCACCAAACGTAAGCGTCCCACAGAACGTACTTGGAAGCCGAAAATGAATGGGTTATCTTCAAGTATTCCTGAACTTGAATGCGAATACCGACCGGTAGCAGAAGATCTTCTGAAAGAAACGGTAAAAAGCCCTATTGAGGCTTTTAGGGCTTACTTCTCGGAAGATTTATTGAGTCATATCGTAACCGAAACTAATCGTTATGCTATGCAGAAACTCGTTCACAACCTGAATGCCACTGCTGAAGAAATGATTACATTTGTCGGAATTATGTTGATGTCAGGTTACCACCCTCTTCCATATAGAAGACTCTACTGGAAACAAGATCCAGATGTTCATTCGCACTTAGTTTCCGATGCCATCCGTCGAAACCGATTCGATGAACTGATAAGTTTTATTCACCTTGccaacaatgaaaacaatgatggaaGTGATAAAATGTACAAGGTCCGACCTATTTTTGATCACCTCAACAACTCTTTCAAACAAATCAGTCCTGGGCCCACTATTAGTATCGACGAGAGTATGATTCCTTATTACGGAAGGCATGGGTGCAAACAGTTTATTCGCGGAAAACCTATCAGATTTGGGTTCAAGTTATGGGTTGCCGCGGATCCATCTGGatacatccatcatgttgaacccTATTGTGGAAGTTCAACTCGTCTTCCAGAAACTGGACTCGGTCAAGGAGGTGACGTAGTAATTGGACTTGTAGACCACATGAAATTGTCAAAGGGTATTCGACTCTACTTTGACAATCTTTTTACATCGGTTGGGTTGTTGGAAGAGCTTAGTTCTAGAGGACTTGGTGGAACTGGTACTCTGCGTGAGAATCGCTGTAGTGTTTCAATGAAACTTCCAGATAAAAAAACGTGGAAAAATAAACCCAGAGGTGAAACATCCACCAGTTCTTCAGGAGATATTTTAGCAGTCCGTTGGAATGACAACAATGTTGTTACTGTACTTACTAATTGTGATAATGTACATCCTATGTCAAAGTCAAACCGATActccagaattgaaaagaagGTCATTTCTGTCAAAGTACCAGGTCCTATTGCTCGTTACAATAGTAACATGGGTGGAGTAGATCTTTCTGATCAATTTTTGGCTTCCTACCGAAACAGAATCAGGTCGAAAAAATGGTGGTGGCCTTATTTCTCTTGGACTGTGGATGTATGCAGCACACAAGGTTGGTTACTGTATCGTCGCCTTGGGCATGATATTCCTCTATTGGATTTCAGACGTCAGTGtgctattttcattctgaagtcTTACGGCAGTCCTCCAATGGTAGCAGGAGTTCGATCATCTCTAGAGTTCACACCAGCTctcgaagaaataagaaaagatcgaacagatcatttcatcgaaaaaggTGAATCCAAGTATCGCCGTTGTAAAGTATGTGGCAGGCGTACAATTTTTGTATGCAAGAAGTGTGAAGTTCCTGTTCATCCTGATgagtgtttcaaaatttttcatgatgtaaaataa